In a genomic window of Halalkalicoccus sp. CG83:
- a CDS encoding DUF5798 family protein — translation MGLGSTTKKIQIIADKAEQVYAQVDELREQLAELRVKVDTTHDTVTELKVKHEQNRALLEALAEEQGIDVEEVLTDASIDDVDASTRTGAAADADPSETPKATEDAGTGSETS, via the coding sequence ATGGGACTGGGCAGTACGACGAAGAAGATCCAGATCATCGCCGACAAGGCCGAACAGGTGTACGCACAGGTCGACGAGCTCCGCGAACAGCTCGCGGAGCTCCGGGTGAAGGTCGACACCACCCACGATACCGTTACTGAACTGAAGGTCAAACACGAGCAGAACCGTGCGCTGCTCGAGGCGCTCGCCGAGGAGCAAGGCATCGACGTCGAGGAGGTGCTCACCGATGCCTCGATCGACGACGTCGACGCGAGCACACGGACCGGGGCGGCCGCCGACGCCGACCCGTCCGAGACCCCGAAAGCGACCGAGGACGCGGGCACGGGAAGCGAGACCAGTTAA
- a CDS encoding universal stress protein, translated as MSQRVLVPFDESDPASEAFEEALREYPDDEIVLLHAIDPGSSGHGLEGAAAGDPSGRRREEMEELLADAERRAEQDGAEITTVIERGPPGSTIVEYARENDVDRIVMGSHDRSRISKILLGSVRRSVGSSSQSERYAF; from the coding sequence ATGAGCCAGCGCGTTCTCGTTCCGTTCGACGAGTCCGACCCAGCCTCGGAGGCGTTCGAGGAGGCCCTGCGGGAGTATCCGGACGACGAAATCGTCCTACTCCACGCGATCGATCCCGGCAGCTCCGGCCACGGCCTCGAGGGAGCCGCGGCCGGCGATCCGTCCGGACGGCGCCGTGAGGAGATGGAAGAGCTGTTGGCCGACGCGGAGCGGCGGGCGGAGCAAGACGGAGCCGAGATCACGACGGTCATCGAACGGGGTCCGCCCGGAAGCACGATCGTTGAGTACGCACGAGAGAACGACGTCGACCGCATCGTCATGGGGAGTCACGACCGCTCGAGGATCTCGAAGATCCTGTTGGGGAGCGTTCGAAGATCCGTCGGATCTTCGAGCCAATCAGAACGCTATGCGTTCTGA
- a CDS encoding PLP-dependent cysteine synthase family protein: MTDHLEPKGSVLETVGRTPLVAINAAPESVPVYAKLESFNPGASVKDRIGKYMLERMLERGDVSPGGTVIEPTAGNTGIGIAVAAGQLDLKAIFVVPERFSVEKQQLMAALGAEVINTPSAEGMGGAIERAHGLAEELDNAVVPQQFSNPLNTEAHYETTAPEIYEALDGEVGAIVAGCGTAGTLMGLAKYALEQDPETHVVAVEPDGSLYAGTKGEDVEEAEYKTEGIGTHDPTTNELFEPDLVDEVIQVTDRAAQEELKRLASEEGHLVASSAGAASIAARGVAERIEGGEIDTPHDGVVTIFPDSSERYLSKGIYRSFEEWEG, translated from the coding sequence ATGACCGACCACCTGGAGCCAAAGGGGTCCGTTCTCGAAACCGTCGGCCGGACGCCGCTTGTCGCGATCAACGCCGCGCCCGAGTCGGTGCCCGTCTACGCGAAGCTCGAGTCGTTCAACCCCGGCGCCAGCGTCAAGGACCGCATCGGGAAGTACATGCTCGAACGGATGCTCGAGCGCGGCGACGTCTCTCCGGGCGGAACGGTGATCGAGCCCACGGCAGGCAACACGGGGATCGGGATCGCGGTCGCGGCCGGCCAGCTCGATCTGAAGGCGATCTTCGTCGTCCCCGAGCGCTTCAGCGTCGAGAAACAGCAGCTGATGGCGGCGCTTGGCGCGGAGGTGATCAACACGCCCTCCGCGGAGGGGATGGGCGGAGCGATCGAGCGCGCACACGGGCTCGCGGAGGAGCTCGATAACGCCGTCGTCCCCCAGCAGTTCTCGAACCCGCTGAACACGGAGGCCCACTACGAGACCACCGCCCCGGAGATCTACGAGGCGCTCGACGGCGAGGTGGGCGCGATCGTCGCCGGCTGTGGCACCGCGGGGACGCTGATGGGGCTCGCGAAGTACGCGTTGGAGCAGGACCCGGAGACCCACGTCGTGGCGGTCGAACCCGATGGGTCGCTCTACGCCGGGACCAAGGGCGAGGACGTCGAGGAGGCGGAGTACAAGACCGAGGGGATCGGTACCCACGACCCCACGACGAACGAGCTGTTCGAGCCCGACCTGGTCGACGAGGTGATCCAGGTGACCGACCGAGCCGCCCAGGAGGAGCTCAAACGGTTGGCGAGCGAGGAGGGTCACCTCGTCGCCTCGAGCGCGGGCGCGGCGAGCATCGCCGCCCGCGGAGTCGCAGAACGGATCGAAGGAGGCGAGATCGACACACCCCACGACGGCGTCGTCACGATCTTCCCCGACTCGAGCGAGCGCTACCTCTCGAAGGGAATCTACCGGTCGTTCGAGGAGTGGGAAGGATGA
- a CDS encoding macro domain-containing protein yields the protein MEFTVVQGDIAREEADALVNAAGTSLRMGSGVAGALRRAANGPINEAAMAEGPIDLGDVAVTDAYDLDAEYVIHAAAMPHYGDGRATEESIREATRNALETADDSGCESIVVPVLGTGAAGFDLAEGARFVCEEIARYEPTGLNAVRVIAYSDSEYETVREVADRVRSA from the coding sequence ATGGAGTTCACCGTCGTCCAGGGCGACATCGCTCGAGAGGAGGCAGACGCGCTCGTGAACGCCGCCGGAACCAGCCTCCGGATGGGCAGCGGCGTCGCCGGCGCGCTTCGACGGGCCGCGAACGGACCGATCAACGAGGCGGCGATGGCGGAGGGACCGATCGATCTCGGGGACGTCGCCGTCACCGACGCGTACGACCTCGACGCCGAGTACGTGATCCACGCCGCGGCGATGCCCCACTACGGAGACGGCCGGGCGACCGAGGAGAGCATCCGCGAGGCGACACGAAACGCGCTCGAAACGGCGGACGACTCGGGCTGTGAGTCGATCGTCGTCCCGGTCCTTGGGACGGGTGCGGCCGGGTTCGACCTCGCCGAGGGTGCACGGTTCGTCTGCGAGGAGATCGCTCGCTACGAACCGACGGGGCTGAACGCCGTCCGCGTGATCGCGTACTCGGACTCGGAGTACGAGACCGTCCGCGAGGTCGCGGATCGGGTTCGATCGGCGTGA
- a CDS encoding metallophosphoesterase, which translates to MTAGEPSEDDRIYYFISDLHIGGDEQLEHVDFLEELLGFLRELESTEENAELIINGDAFGLWEFTGVEGIEKFNVLVEGYPELFEQLRATGENVRITLIPGNHDYELAAYDEYVERLAAYNVVLEQAESITRPVGDRSVWIEHGMQRDPNNRVEDFGSPYASPLGYYVNRHVTSRAGKLSDLGRYNWLKDIQAVSPTERIPMWVISKYFYREMHPVLRYAAIPFLLLFEISVLSLFLLGLDMAGIWSTPVTLATDATGRLGLIGWVIDGLLIANLVVVALLVLVAIPLYLFARDVRTTLDRFGIVRSEEPRNPDEPYVEAAREVFESAPETAAFVYGHTHRPAVTEVDDRVVINTGTWLKRLHRRDVVFGLLPPVFYPSFRLNYVRISESADGVVVDYRVIDKPDPVKEELTLTERLLTHHRRVEADVPDRVVVDAGVRITEDAERD; encoded by the coding sequence ATGACAGCGGGCGAACCGTCCGAGGACGACCGGATCTACTACTTCATCAGCGACCTCCACATCGGCGGTGACGAGCAGCTCGAGCACGTCGACTTCCTCGAGGAGCTGCTCGGCTTTCTCCGCGAGCTCGAGTCGACGGAGGAGAACGCGGAGCTGATCATCAACGGCGACGCGTTCGGCCTCTGGGAGTTCACCGGGGTAGAGGGGATCGAGAAATTCAACGTGCTGGTCGAGGGGTATCCGGAGCTGTTCGAGCAGCTCCGCGCGACCGGCGAGAACGTCCGGATCACGCTGATTCCGGGCAATCACGACTACGAACTCGCGGCCTACGACGAGTACGTCGAGCGCCTCGCGGCGTACAACGTAGTGCTCGAACAGGCGGAGTCGATCACGCGGCCGGTCGGCGACAGGTCGGTCTGGATCGAACACGGGATGCAGCGCGACCCGAACAACCGCGTCGAGGACTTCGGCAGCCCGTACGCCAGCCCGCTCGGCTACTACGTGAACCGCCACGTGACGAGCCGGGCGGGCAAGCTCTCGGATCTGGGTCGGTACAACTGGCTCAAGGACATCCAGGCCGTCTCGCCGACCGAACGGATCCCGATGTGGGTGATCTCGAAGTACTTCTACCGCGAGATGCATCCGGTGTTGCGCTACGCGGCGATACCGTTCCTGCTGCTGTTCGAGATCAGCGTGCTCTCCCTGTTCCTCCTGGGCCTCGATATGGCGGGGATCTGGTCGACCCCGGTCACGCTCGCCACCGACGCTACCGGACGACTCGGACTCATCGGGTGGGTGATCGACGGCCTGTTGATCGCCAACCTCGTCGTGGTCGCGCTGCTGGTGCTCGTCGCGATCCCGCTCTACCTCTTCGCCCGGGACGTACGGACGACGCTCGATCGCTTCGGCATCGTCAGGTCGGAGGAGCCGCGAAATCCGGACGAACCGTACGTCGAGGCGGCACGCGAGGTGTTCGAGTCGGCCCCCGAGACCGCGGCGTTCGTCTACGGCCACACCCACCGCCCGGCGGTGACCGAGGTCGACGACCGGGTCGTGATCAACACGGGGACGTGGCTCAAACGCCTTCACCGCCGCGACGTGGTCTTCGGGCTGTTGCCGCCCGTGTTCTACCCGTCCTTTCGCCTGAACTACGTCCGGATCTCCGAGTCGGCCGACGGCGTCGTCGTCGACTACCGGGTCATCGACAAGCCCGATCCGGTGAAGGAGGAACTGACGCTGACCGAACGACTGCTCACCCACCACAGACGGGTCGAGGCGGACGTCCCGGACCGGGTGGTCGTCGACGCCGGCGTCCGGATCACCGAGGACGCCGAGCGGGATTGA
- a CDS encoding carboxypeptidase regulatory-like domain-containing protein, whose product MPRTRFVVAVVLTAVMVLGAGCAGFGTDGPADPSEVSNGDADDQENESPSNDTEATNESSSNSSDDSNEHDETDPPESSDEDDPDESPAVDGSDDGGSADGTEGTDSTGDAEESDDADSGTNSGQEDTASSDDGNGDTANDGNGDDAPAENGGDGDGGEDSPESGDENADGGDGGDADNESGEEEQVYTLTVEADSPVTLERTWEDASTTREPTDGTVEFSVIEGSYALSAGGYHDVPEEMAIQVDSDTTVTLQSEDGGEIEVNVVDAETGEPIEGAEISGVCDWYYSSGDAYVTGETDADGIATAHAELAPTDCDATVSAEGYESESVALSVPDDDGVTVELEPEVSETPETNTLTVEVTNAETGEPIEGAAVEAHGADGDPGDTRDLRYEAQTNENGVAEMEVQAAMNYVITVEAAGYETGHGEVSLDRETSIELTPEEGEEMNSHDSLSDR is encoded by the coding sequence ATGCCACGAACGCGTTTCGTCGTCGCGGTGGTGCTCACCGCAGTCATGGTCCTGGGCGCCGGTTGCGCCGGCTTCGGAACCGATGGTCCCGCCGATCCCTCGGAGGTGTCCAACGGGGACGCGGACGACCAGGAGAACGAGAGTCCGAGTAACGACACGGAAGCCACCAACGAGTCCTCGTCGAACTCCTCCGACGACTCGAACGAGCACGACGAGACGGATCCACCCGAGTCCTCCGACGAGGACGACCCCGATGAGTCACCTGCCGTTGACGGGTCCGACGACGGCGGATCGGCGGACGGGACCGAGGGTACCGATAGCACCGGCGACGCCGAGGAGAGTGACGACGCCGACTCCGGAACGAACTCCGGCCAGGAGGACACCGCTAGCTCGGACGACGGCAACGGTGACACAGCGAACGACGGCAACGGCGACGACGCTCCCGCCGAGAACGGAGGCGACGGTGACGGCGGTGAGGACTCGCCGGAGAGCGGTGATGAGAACGCTGACGGCGGCGATGGCGGCGACGCGGACAACGAGAGCGGCGAGGAGGAGCAAGTCTACACCCTGACGGTCGAGGCCGACTCGCCGGTGACGCTGGAACGGACTTGGGAGGACGCCAGCACGACCCGGGAGCCGACCGACGGCACCGTCGAGTTCTCGGTGATCGAGGGTAGCTACGCCCTCTCGGCCGGCGGATACCACGACGTCCCCGAGGAGATGGCGATCCAGGTCGACTCGGACACCACCGTCACCCTGCAGAGCGAGGACGGTGGGGAGATCGAGGTGAACGTCGTCGACGCCGAGACCGGCGAGCCGATCGAGGGCGCCGAGATCAGTGGCGTCTGCGACTGGTACTACTCCTCCGGTGACGCCTACGTGACCGGCGAGACCGACGCTGACGGCATCGCGACCGCCCACGCGGAGCTGGCGCCGACGGACTGTGACGCGACCGTCTCCGCCGAGGGGTACGAGAGCGAGAGCGTGGCCCTGTCGGTCCCCGACGACGACGGCGTGACGGTCGAACTCGAACCCGAGGTGTCCGAGACGCCCGAGACCAACACGCTGACCGTCGAGGTCACCAACGCCGAGACCGGCGAACCGATCGAGGGCGCCGCCGTCGAGGCCCACGGCGCCGACGGCGACCCCGGCGACACGAGGGACCTGCGATACGAGGCGCAGACGAACGAGAACGGCGTCGCCGAGATGGAGGTTCAGGCAGCCATGAACTACGTCATCACCGTCGAGGCCGCGGGCTACGAGACCGGCCACGGTGAGGTGTCCCTGGATCGTGAGACCAGCATCGAACTGACGCCTGAGGAGGGCGAGGAAATGAATAGCCATGATTCTTTGTCTGATCGGTAA
- a CDS encoding PQQ-dependent sugar dehydrogenase, with the protein MTFTRRRAVAALGTAALAGCLGLEPDEDRPEGADLGFTVDPLLTDLDTPWDLTFSGEDGAFVSERSGRISRVDLGNGERETVLEPDATERGEGGLLGLALGSGDLDDRLYAYYTTAGDNRVVRYDLDGSTDPEAETIVEGIPSARIHNGGRIAFGPEDDLWILAGDANDTDLAQNPDSMAGSVLRVTPDGEPSDANPGFDEPRCYTIGHRNPQGIDWLPGGTPIVAEHGPTARDEISRLTAGGNYGWPAARDGDEYSDSDYDRPLVNTGTEETWAPSGMSIYENGDANPESSGRLLVGGLRSQQVIVIDLFEGDDELPEEGTRYEDRWMDDAYTAVSQRTLQDELGRIRHVGQAPDGDLYAITSNRDGRAGGRFPRDEDDVLVRLTTE; encoded by the coding sequence ATGACCTTCACTCGACGGCGTGCGGTCGCTGCCCTCGGAACGGCGGCACTCGCGGGATGTCTCGGTCTCGAGCCCGACGAGGATCGCCCGGAGGGAGCCGACCTCGGGTTCACCGTCGATCCCCTTCTCACCGATCTCGACACGCCATGGGATCTGACGTTCTCCGGCGAAGACGGGGCGTTCGTCTCCGAACGTTCCGGCCGCATCAGTCGGGTCGATCTCGGGAACGGTGAACGCGAGACGGTACTCGAGCCCGATGCCACCGAGCGCGGCGAGGGCGGGCTGCTCGGACTCGCGCTCGGTTCCGGCGATCTCGACGATCGGTTGTACGCCTACTACACGACCGCAGGGGACAACCGCGTCGTTCGGTACGATCTGGATGGTTCGACCGACCCGGAGGCGGAGACGATCGTCGAGGGAATACCGTCGGCGCGGATCCACAACGGTGGACGGATCGCGTTCGGTCCGGAGGACGACCTCTGGATTCTCGCCGGCGACGCGAACGACACTGATCTCGCACAGAACCCCGACTCGATGGCCGGAAGCGTCCTCCGGGTGACCCCGGACGGCGAACCGAGCGATGCGAATCCCGGGTTCGACGAGCCGCGCTGCTATACGATCGGACATCGGAACCCACAGGGGATCGACTGGCTCCCGGGCGGTACCCCGATCGTCGCCGAACACGGTCCGACGGCTCGTGACGAGATCAGCCGCTTGACCGCGGGCGGGAACTACGGCTGGCCGGCAGCCCGAGACGGCGACGAGTACTCGGATTCCGACTACGACCGCCCGCTCGTAAACACCGGTACCGAGGAGACGTGGGCTCCATCGGGGATGAGTATCTACGAGAACGGAGACGCCAACCCCGAGTCCAGCGGCCGGCTACTCGTCGGCGGGTTGCGTTCACAGCAGGTGATCGTCATCGATCTGTTCGAGGGGGATGACGAGCTCCCTGAGGAGGGGACACGATACGAAGACCGGTGGATGGACGACGCCTACACGGCGGTGTCCCAACGAACGCTTCAGGACGAACTCGGACGGATTCGTCACGTGGGGCAGGCGCCAGACGGCGACCTATACGCGATCACGTCGAACCGCGACGGACGCGCCGGCGGTCGGTTCCCTCGCGACGAGGACGACGTGCTGGTACGTCTGACCACGGAGTAA
- a CDS encoding geranylgeranylglycerol-phosphate geranylgeranyltransferase produces MVGTNASLGGLLELTRPVNALVAGVLTGIGAFVAGGLLAAPAAAAAAVGATAFATAAGNAINDYFDRGIDAINQPDRPIPRGAVSPRAALAFSAALFAGAVLLALTLPALALAIAVVNLLLLIAYTQLFKGLPGVGNAVVAALGGSTFLFGGAAVGDVAAPGVLFVLAALSTFTREVIKDVEDLEGDREEGLNTLPIAIGERPALWVGTACLLVAVLASPLPYLLGALGVTYLLAVLPANVVMLAAAASSFRDPTTGQKRLKYGMFLAAFAFVVGRVALEIPGGI; encoded by the coding sequence ATGGTCGGGACGAACGCGTCGCTGGGCGGACTGCTCGAACTCACGCGGCCGGTCAACGCCCTCGTTGCCGGCGTTCTGACGGGGATCGGGGCGTTCGTCGCCGGCGGACTGCTCGCGGCTCCGGCGGCGGCGGCCGCGGCCGTCGGCGCCACGGCGTTCGCGACCGCGGCCGGCAACGCGATCAACGACTACTTCGACCGCGGGATCGACGCGATCAACCAGCCCGACCGGCCGATCCCCCGCGGAGCGGTCTCGCCGCGGGCGGCGCTCGCGTTCAGCGCCGCGCTGTTCGCCGGCGCCGTCCTCCTGGCACTGACGCTGCCGGCGCTCGCGCTCGCCATCGCCGTCGTCAACCTCCTGTTGCTGATCGCGTACACCCAGCTGTTCAAGGGGCTCCCCGGCGTCGGTAACGCCGTCGTCGCCGCGCTCGGCGGGAGCACGTTCCTCTTCGGCGGTGCGGCGGTGGGCGACGTCGCCGCTCCTGGCGTGCTGTTCGTGCTGGCGGCGCTCTCGACCTTCACGAGGGAGGTGATCAAGGACGTCGAGGACCTCGAGGGCGACCGCGAGGAGGGACTCAACACGCTGCCGATCGCGATCGGCGAGCGACCGGCGCTCTGGGTAGGGACTGCGTGTCTGCTCGTCGCCGTCCTCGCGAGCCCGCTTCCCTACCTGCTCGGCGCGCTCGGCGTGACCTACCTGCTCGCGGTGCTGCCGGCGAACGTCGTGATGCTCGCGGCCGCCGCCTCGAGCTTTCGCGACCCGACGACGGGTCAGAAGCGTCTGAAGTACGGGATGTTCCTCGCGGCGTTCGCGTTCGTCGTCGGACGAGTCGCGCTCGAGATTCCCGGGGGGATCTAA
- a CDS encoding creatininase family protein: MPSNYGIADLTWRELEATIDETSTLLLPVGSTEQHGHHLPLGVDTYVPEAIADRVAERSSCLVAPSIPYGVSPHHTFKPGTVTVGSETFRRYVRDVCTSVGEWGIENVLLLNGHYLVQDPELEIVVRDLRVEDGMRAFHVPLVDLFDDVAREVRESELSFHASEFETSLMLALFPDLVHMDRAEATTAPDALPLTDYDALGENRVGWALSAEEMADLTPTGNLGDPTGATVETGERLVEAVVSRTAALVDALEGS; encoded by the coding sequence ATGCCGTCGAACTACGGAATCGCCGACCTGACCTGGCGGGAACTCGAAGCGACGATCGACGAGACGAGCACGCTGTTGCTCCCGGTGGGAAGCACCGAACAACACGGCCACCACCTGCCCCTCGGGGTCGACACCTACGTTCCCGAGGCGATCGCCGATCGGGTCGCGGAGCGCAGCTCCTGTCTGGTCGCCCCGTCGATCCCCTACGGCGTCAGCCCGCACCACACGTTCAAGCCGGGGACGGTCACCGTGGGGAGCGAGACCTTTCGACGGTACGTCCGGGACGTCTGTACCTCCGTCGGCGAGTGGGGCATCGAGAACGTGCTGCTGCTCAACGGCCACTACCTCGTCCAGGACCCCGAACTCGAGATCGTCGTACGCGACCTCCGCGTCGAGGACGGGATGCGGGCGTTCCACGTTCCGCTGGTGGATCTCTTCGACGACGTCGCCCGTGAGGTCCGCGAGAGCGAGCTCTCCTTTCACGCCTCCGAGTTCGAGACGAGCCTGATGCTCGCGCTGTTCCCCGATCTCGTTCACATGGATCGCGCGGAGGCCACGACCGCGCCCGACGCGCTGCCGCTGACCGACTACGACGCCCTGGGCGAGAACCGAGTGGGGTGGGCGCTCTCGGCCGAGGAGATGGCCGACCTCACCCCGACGGGGAACCTCGGCGATCCGACCGGCGCCACCGTGGAGACCGGCGAGCGGCTGGTCGAGGCGGTCGTCTCGAGGACGGCCGCGCTGGTCGACGCGCTCGAGGGGTCGTAG
- a CDS encoding CoA-binding protein, whose protein sequence is MPVESDAELRELLGLRTVAVVGCSATPGKDAHENPSYLLEHGYEVIPVNPNRETVFGREAYDSLSDVDREIEVVNVFRPSEEVSDVVDQVLEREDVKVLWLQLGISDPDAEARAEDAEIHVVSDRCMKVEHQRLHAP, encoded by the coding sequence ATGCCCGTCGAGAGCGATGCCGAGCTGCGTGAGCTGCTCGGCCTTCGCACCGTCGCGGTGGTCGGCTGTTCCGCGACGCCCGGCAAGGACGCCCACGAGAACCCGAGCTATCTCCTCGAACACGGCTACGAGGTGATTCCGGTGAACCCCAACCGCGAGACGGTATTCGGCCGGGAAGCGTACGACTCGCTCTCGGACGTCGATCGGGAGATCGAGGTCGTCAACGTCTTTCGTCCCAGCGAGGAGGTCTCGGACGTCGTCGATCAGGTGCTCGAGCGCGAGGACGTGAAGGTGCTCTGGCTCCAGTTGGGCATCTCGGATCCCGACGCCGAGGCCCGTGCCGAGGACGCGGAGATTCACGTCGTCTCGGACCGCTGCATGAAGGTCGAACACCAGCGACTGCACGCGCCGTAA
- the msrA gene encoding peptide-methionine (S)-S-oxide reductase MsrA, giving the protein MNEETEYATFAGGCFWCIEAAFEELGGVRETTSGYCGGHVEEPTYREVCSGNTGHAEAVRIGYDPDVLDYPDLLRVFFTVHDPTTLNRQGPDVGTQYRSAIYHHDERQRELAAAFIAELEERGAYDDEIVTELEPLGTFYEAEQEHQDYYEKNPNDRYCTINVDPKIRKVREQFAEKAK; this is encoded by the coding sequence ATGAACGAGGAGACCGAGTACGCGACGTTCGCTGGCGGCTGTTTCTGGTGTATCGAGGCGGCGTTCGAGGAGCTCGGCGGCGTCCGCGAGACGACCTCGGGATACTGCGGCGGCCACGTCGAGGAGCCGACCTACCGGGAGGTCTGCAGCGGGAACACGGGCCACGCGGAGGCGGTCCGGATCGGCTACGATCCCGACGTGCTCGACTACCCCGACCTCCTGCGGGTGTTCTTCACCGTCCACGACCCGACGACGCTCAATCGCCAGGGTCCGGACGTCGGCACGCAGTACCGCTCGGCGATCTACCACCACGACGAGCGCCAGCGCGAGCTCGCGGCGGCGTTCATCGCGGAACTCGAGGAACGCGGCGCCTACGACGACGAGATCGTCACCGAACTCGAACCCCTCGGCACGTTCTACGAGGCCGAGCAGGAGCACCAGGACTACTACGAGAAGAACCCGAACGACCGCTACTGCACGATCAACGTCGACCCCAAGATCCGGAAGGTCCGCGAGCAGTTCGCCGAGAAGGCGAAGTAG
- a CDS encoding DUF7548 family protein, which translates to MDLTRRAPQLGIVACLAAIAVAVAPYVLLPADASTGIARYYGAGAFGPTIVAVFAAVNVVVLGAAVRERSDPVTIAGAALVIGLFMTLMSLEWIVSLSPERVTGITTQDWLVYHRWAVLACSVLVAVTAGLYARALDVL; encoded by the coding sequence ATGGACCTCACGCGTCGTGCCCCCCAACTGGGGATCGTCGCCTGTCTCGCCGCCATCGCCGTCGCGGTCGCCCCGTACGTTCTGCTCCCGGCGGATGCGAGCACGGGGATCGCCCGCTACTACGGCGCCGGCGCGTTCGGCCCCACGATCGTCGCGGTGTTCGCCGCCGTCAACGTCGTCGTCCTCGGCGCCGCCGTTCGCGAGCGCTCGGATCCGGTCACGATCGCCGGTGCCGCGCTGGTGATCGGGCTGTTCATGACGCTGATGTCGCTCGAGTGGATCGTCTCGCTGTCGCCCGAACGCGTGACGGGCATCACGACCCAGGACTGGCTCGTCTACCACCGCTGGGCGGTCCTGGCCTGCTCCGTTCTGGTCGCCGTCACCGCCGGGCTGTACGCCAGGGCGCTCGACGTGCTCTGA